A stretch of Buteo buteo chromosome 9, bButBut1.hap1.1, whole genome shotgun sequence DNA encodes these proteins:
- the PLA2G4C gene encoding LOW QUALITY PROTEIN: cytosolic phospholipase A2 gamma (The sequence of the model RefSeq protein was modified relative to this genomic sequence to represent the inferred CDS: substituted 1 base at 1 genomic stop codon) — MATEDDNEVRLSDSLSDGEIKATQKRKEKVLMCLKNLGIHCDQNNVPNIVVLGSGGGLRAMIALLGTLVELKKQNFLDAVMYLCGVSGSTWCMSLLYGDGKWSENLMYLEKELCKKLSNFSWHIRKAIKSLEESSKDEHYSLTDFWASCLVYQILQQFDENELADHREASETGINPYPIYAAVDKEKLNEEGVNFPGTWFEFTPHEVGYTALGAFVSTKHFGSEFENGKLKKRGKKKHICYMQGLWGSALGSIEEILKFIXDSLALFPQRRVYSNEDMFSHRLGSSLGVFNVCEASFLLLDLQLCAVSGSDPTEVFKKLLNIWSDKEKSASYQLCIEICNTWAMKNKKERMESCAELAKEIEKEFGAFLGEEGTLEEVLLPHTEILLGSVWGVSKMVLKTIQCTLTWKWGTTNNFLYNCPNFPSSYLVKTKLISLIDAGLAINSAYPLVLRAKRRADLIISFDFSSGDPFETIKKTATYCQKNGIAFPKIEDQEMDKKNPSECYIFQGDKSCPTVMHIPLFNNANCSGNTYSMQLHLCIFAFHILHPQCHAFQTPSLLFFLCAAATNGHRRKGTGQPLCIMDRSLHGH, encoded by the exons ATGGCTACTGAG GATGACAATGAAGTCCGTCTGTCTGACAGTCTCTCAGACGGTGAGATAAAAGCcactcagaagagaaaagaaaaagtactgaTGTGTCTGAAAAACCTTGGGATTCATTGTGACCAG AATAATGTGCCTAATATCGTTGTTCTGGGATCAGGCGGGGGCCTGCGTGCCATGATAGCCCTGCTAGGAACCTTGGTTgagctgaagaaacagaatttcttgGATGCTGTCATGTATCTGTGTGGGGTGTCGGGATCCACTTG gtgcATGTCCCTCCTGTATGGAGATGGGAAATGGTCAGAAAACTTGATGTACTTGGAAAAGGAACTGTGCAAAAAGCTCAGTAATTTCTCCTGGCATATCAGAAAGGCAATAAAATCCTTAGAGGAGTCATCAAAAGATGAACATTACTCACTCACAGACTTCTGGGCCTCCTGTCTTGTATACCAAATACTGCAGCAG TTTGATGAGAATGAGCTGGCTGACCACAGGGAGGCCTCAGAGACCGGAATAAACCCTTACCCGATTTATGCAGCAGTGGATAAGGAAAAACTGAATGAAGAAGGTGTAAATTTTCCAG GGACCTGGTTTGAATTCACGCCACATGAGGTTGGATATACTGCCTTGGGTGCTTTTGTGAGTACCAAACACTTTGGAAGTGAATTTGAGAATGGTAAACtgaagaaaagggggaagaagaaacacATTTGTTACATGCAAG gcTTATGGGGGAGTGCACTTGGAAGCATAGAAGAAATTCTAAAGTTTATATGAG ACAGTCTCGCCTTGTTCCCACAAAGAAGAGTTTACTCAAATGAAGATATGTTCTCACACAGACTTG GGAGCAGTTTAGGTGTCTTCAATGTTTGTGaggcttcttttcttctactaGACCTTCAGTTGTGTGCTGTAAGTGGGAGCGATCCTACAGAAGTCTTCAAGAAATTGTTGAATATATGGTCAG acaaggaaaaaagtgcaTCCTACCAGCTGTGCATTGAAATATGTAATACTTGGGCAatgaaaaacaagaaggaaagaatggaAAGCTGTGCTGAACTGGCCAAAGAGATAGAAAAGGAATTTGGAG CGTTTCTTGGAGAAGAAGGTACTCTAGAAGAAGTGTTACTACCGCACACTGAAATCCTCCTAG gCTCAGTGTGGGGTGTCAGTAAGATGGTGTTGAAAACAATCCAATGTACATTGACCTGGAAATGGGGAACGACGAATAACTTCCTTTACAACTGCC CTAACTTTCCGTCCTCTTACCTGGTCAAAACCAAACTCATCTCTTTGATTGATGCTGGCCTGGCAATAAATTCTGCCTATCCTCTGGTCCTTCGAGCAAAGCGGCGAGCAGATCTGATAATTTCCTTTGATTTCAGCTCTGGAGATCCTTTTGAG ACTATCAAGAAAACAGCTACATACTGCCAGAAAAATGGTATCGCATTTCCCAAGATAGAGGATCAGGAAATGGATAAGAAAAACCCTTCTGAATGCTATATCTTCCAAGGAGACAAGTCATGCCCTACAGTCATGCACATTCCACTCTTCAACAACGCAAATTGTTCTGGTAACACGTATTCTATGCAACTTCATCTCTGtatatttgcatttcatattcTCCACCCCCAGTGCCATGCATTTCAGACtccttctttacttttctttttgtgtgctGCTGCCACAAATggacacagaagaaaaggaacagggCAGCCTCTCTGTATAATGGATAGAAGCTTGCATGGGCATTAG
- the LOC142034879 gene encoding LOW QUALITY PROTEIN: von Willebrand factor A domain-containing protein 5A-like (The sequence of the model RefSeq protein was modified relative to this genomic sequence to represent the inferred CDS: deleted 2 bases in 1 codon): MRKSGILSKCYIRRGLFQRGIWFFHSYSKVKLETVTVNVTIQDLVADVVSELFFRNVEPVSLETMFIFPVDSNTVVHSFYATMGDTRIEAMLCEKEEAQQLCKGTAGMENLRYLQDQCDLWGPVFACFLGTLPPNREVTISLCYVQELPLQPDGAAQFCWPHELLPERNFFSWMSSEKEISENLHFNICLKSAHGVSHVAINSSHTPLQYTAPDQTSAEVSLKSSPWMYSDLNVLVYYRGPHTLSAVVERRDPKAPPGSLLGDPVVMVTLMPDIPEEVPNPGQPGEFLFLMDRSLFQDAQNTLLFLLKSLPLGCYFNIYSFGATFNAFYPQSVEYTQESMDNAVGRISSICPDLGGCDLLGLLRSIYSTPHLHGHARQLFIFIQRKISNEEEAVMAEVYRYRDHHRCFCFPTNSCDSFKLSQAMALETKGECVCLHSKMDMTSEAVKCLQQALQPVASGISLHWDLPPGLEVSMIRKAPEVIFQGHQISIYAQIHGQAQDAEVGEGSVTLQYHVGSQSFDYTLRFSLSPSSDGRLPVHRMAMMHLLWKLACEGTSRAEKDIQHSAVKSSLSVGVPSPFTSNVAVRMKQRDAWHCDSLPPDSSMLVSPSCNLVPCQLLWLRGFQPVWFKSTKFWVVQKCQFCLEMLGHKAPDTEALTQLSASCKEQEPSPEEQMMEEPPAFDTSWDWTISPLSTRLCDFSRLRVVVALQKANGSWALTTALASALGLSKADVEGQRPSKGVQPTVWATVLALVWLYQYKWKVSWLELLEDKACRWLHDQAGKKILLGGVMLWTFPTEPTADTCTHVPLSQCSCTAVYETVNTH; encoded by the exons ATGAGGAAAAGTGGCATCCTGAGCAAATGCTATATCCGTAGGG GCTTATTCCAGAGGGGAATATGGTTCTTTCACTCCTATTCTAAAGTGAAGCTGGAAACTGTGACAGTAAATGTAACCATCCAGGACTTGGTGGCTGATGTGGTGTCTGAGCTGTTTTTCCGCAATGTGGAGCCAGTCTCTCTGGAGACCATGTTCATCTTTCCTGTGGACTCTAACACTGTGGTACACAGCTTCTATGCTACCATGGGGGACACTCGTATTGAAGCGATGCTCTGTGAGAAGGAAGAG gcccagcagctctgcaaaggcaCTGCAGGCATGGAGAATTTAAGATACCTGCAGGATCAGTGCGATCTTTGGGGTCCTGTGTTCGCTTGTTTCTTGGGGACCCTGCCTCCTAACAGGGAGGTGACCATCAGCCTGTGCTATGTCCAGGAGCTGCCACTGCAGCCTGATGGAGCTGCCCAGTTTTGCTGGCCACACGAGCTGTTGCCCGAGAGAAACTTCTTCA GCTGGATGTCTTCTGAGAAGGAGATATCTGAAAACCTGCACTTCAACATCTGTCTGAAGTCAGCCCATGGCGTGTCCCACGTAGCCATTAACAGCAGCCACACTCCTCTGCAATACACGGCTCCAGATCAGACATCTGCTGAG GTCTCCTTGAAATCGTCACCCTGGATGTACAGTGATCTGAACGTGCTGGTGTATTACAGAGGGCCTCACACTCTCAgtgctgtggtggagaggagagATCCCAAAGCCCCACCTG GCTCTCTGCTGGGAGACCCTGTGGTGATGGTGACACTGATGCCCGACATTCCTGAGGAGGTGCCCAATCCAGGCCAGCCTGGGGAATTCCTCTTTCTCATGGACCGCAGCCTCTTCCAGGATGCACAG AACacactgcttttcctcctcaaGAGTTTGCCTCTGGGCTGTTACTTCAACATCTACAGTTTTGGGGCCACTTTCAATGCCTTCTATCC GCAGAGTGTGGAATACACGCAGGAAAGCATGGACAATGCAGTGGGGCGCATCTCTTCCATCTGCCCTGATCTGGGGGGCTGTGACCTGTTGGGCCTCCTAAGGTCTATCTACAGCACTCCTCACCTTCATGGCCATGCCCGCCAG CTTTTCATCTTCATCCAAAGGAAGATCTCCAACGAAGAGGAAGCTGTCATGGCTGAGGTCTACCGTTACCGGGACCACCACCG gtgtttctgttttcctacgAACAGTTGTGACAGCTTCAAGCTTTCCCAGGCTATGGCCCTGGAGACAAAAGGTGAATGTGTGTGCCTCCACTCTAAGATGGACATGACATCCGAG GCAGTGAAATGCCTGCAGCAGGCTCTGCAACCTGTGGCTAGTGGGATCTCACTACATTGGGACCTTCCACCTGGCCTGGAGGTGTCAATGATCAGAAAAGCTCCTGAGGTGATCTTCCAGGGACATCAGATCTCCATCTATGCCCAGATCCATGGGCAAGCACAG GATGCAGAGGTGGGCGAGGGATCCGTGACCCTTCAGTACCACGTGGGCAGCCAGTCCTTCGATTACACACTCAGGTTCTCACTGTCCCCATCATCAGACGGCAG GCTGCCTGTGCACCGCATGGCCATGATGCACCTGCTGTGGAAACTGGCCTGCGAGGGGACAAGCAGGGCAGAGAAGGACATCCAACACAGCGCAGTTAAGTCCAGCCTCAGCGTGGGGGTTCCGTCCCCCTTCACATCCAATGTGGCAGTACGCATGAAACAGAGGGATGCCTGGCACTGTG ATTCTTTGCCTCCAGACTCCTCCATGTTGGTCTCTCCCTCTTGCAACCTGGttccctgccagctgctctgGTTGCGAGGCTTCCAGCCTGTGTGGTTCAAGTCCACCAAGTTTTGGGTGGTCCAGAAGTGCCAGTTCTGCCTTGAGATGCTTGGTCACAAAGCCCCTGACACTGAGGCACTCACCCAGCTTTCAGCATCCTGTAAAG AGCAGGAGCCTTCTCCTGAAGAGCAAATGATGGAAGAACCACCAGCATTTGACACCAGTTGGGACTGGACAATTTCACCACTGTCAACAAGACTGTGTGACTTCTCCAGGCTCAGGGTAGTGGTGGCACTCCAGAAAGCAAATGGCTCCTGGGCCCTCACCACAGCCCTGGCCTCTGCCTTGGGGCTCAGCAAGGCTGATGTCGAGGGACAAAGGCCCAGTAAG GGTGTGCAGCCAACTGTCTGGGCCACAGTTTTGGCCTTAGTCTGGTTGTACCAGTATAAATGGAAGGTATCTTGGTTGGAGCTTCTGGAGGACAAAGCTTGTAGGTGGCTGCACGACCAAGCTGGTAAGAAGATTTTGCTGGGAGGAGTCATGCTCTGGACCTTTCCCACTGAACCCACAGCTGACACCTGT ACCCATGTTCCTCTTTCCCAGTGCTCCTGTACAGCAGTCTATGAGACTGTCAATACACACTGA